The genomic window gtctccccccccccttcaaaaatttttggctggaattTGCATtctgagggggcagataaaaaaatatttatcaaaatatcgggtcttgccaaaaaatctttaacaaatccgatgagtttttaacatttttcaaataaaatgctttattatttttattccctccccccccccccctcgaccagccaaagagtggtgggacaaaaagtgaaataaatatttgtaacggcctttattcgtgaaaaataaaaacattattgaGAGGAGGTTTGTTCATATTTCAATCCTTTTGAATCGTATTATATATAATTAACCTTCTATTTGCTTTTAAGGAAACAGATATCATTGAAATACAAATGATCGTTCGAAATCTGCTCGAAATGGCAGCAAAAATTATGAATCGGTTGAACCAAATGTCCATAAGAAACAAAAGTAAGTCTCTCACTGGATATGATGTATTGCACAGTACTCTCTTTTTAAATCAGCTAGCGAACAATATTTCTTCGATAGTCCTTAAATTTGTTAACTAGGCAGAATTTGCGTACTATCGGCAGTTTTTTTGTCTTATTGATAGGGAAAGTTATGAAGTTaactttgaattcaacaggtttgAAATAACACCCCATGCTGCCTAAAATAGCATAAAGTTGATAGCAAAAAATTTATATTTGAATGGCATATGCCTATATCATGCCAATCTCATTTTTTAATCTTTCAGTAATATCAAGGTTTTGAGGAATCCTAATTTGAAAACAGACAAAGCATATTTTTTTACTTTGGAAAACAAAGATCTACTATTCTTATTATCTAACAAACAAATTATGCTGTTTCGGCTgttaaaaaagagaaaaaaaatttcataattattttaCAGATAATGTGAGAGAGAAGCTGGAAAGTATAATCAGCGAAATTCGAAGAGcgtcaaaaaaatataaataaactaatatttccaataaataaaacaattatGTTTTCAATAAATCTTCACTTTTCAAGTACTTTTTCTGAATAGATAGAGCAGTGATCATCAAACTGTAAAGGATTTGTGCCACCAGCGATCTGACTTCGTAATACATATATTTGAATATAACCCGCTAAAAGATTGCAAAAACCAACATTGTGCCAATGAAACCCCTGTAaagcaaaaaataataattcctAAACAAAAGAAAATGAACAAAAAGCTATGCTAAATCAGTATAGTTAACTTTAAAAATGATTAAATTTGTTTCATTAAAGAACATTTAGTTCTGACAAGTTtgatgtaaggtacaccgggacaagttgaaacAACGGGTTAACGTGATGTTATCCAACGATGGTGACCAGATCAAAtgacataacacatagtttttaattcaaacaatcttttggcgaaagacAAATTTCTAGAaagtattgaaaactatttcaaaacttcgcgtttcatcttgccccacccgtttcaacttgccccggtgtaccttaagtttTCTCTCAACACTGAATTTTGTGTTCCATGACAAATTTACCTTTGGATTTCCTTTGAAATCTTAAtcctgaaaattttgaaaatattttgaaagtaaTTTAATACTACTATAAATATCCTATATATGTTTGACATTGTTATAACATGATTTTTACTTTAATTTTTAAACTTTGTAACTCTATATACACTAAATTACCAAATTTACCACAGTAACTTAGTTCGTTACGAAGGCATAAGTTTCTACAAAATAAATATATTATGTTCTAAACGAAGAATTTAGATAAGGCTCTAGGAGCCTATTGTGGCCCGCATAGACAGTAAGCCtgaggaattgaaaaaaatgaagtgattatattgcgcatttcccacccactggacccctttcgcagttagtataagtgcgggatcgtgaataaaactgcgattttgcatcgaatcgtgtcggtgtcttctgcgaacttatgcattacaaggtgcTGAACAAGTGCGCAGAACCGAAACGCCATCAAATACTGTTCATATTTATTTGCACAATTTTtatgttcaaataaaaaaaaaactcgatttttttgtaCAACACTTTAACTGCGGAACGTTTTAAAGAACTAGATCAAACTTAACATAAATGCTATAACTAATCGGCAAAGAAAAATGTGAAACAGTGTTTTAAttatttgataacttaataacATTTGAACTGGTTGAAGAGACATTTATGTAAATCATATTTCAGCGTCTTGTAAATCTCATCGAGAAACAATTGCTATTAATCAACCAGCTCACAGAGAAAAATCCCGCAGATCAGCTATTACAACATGAGCAGAAATTGAAGAATATGCTGCAGGAAATTTACAACAGTGACGAAGAGGTGTGTCCCAATCAGGAACACTTTGTTCTATTAACCAaggtaaaatttcaaatattaCTATTCACACGATATTCACCAATAGTGTGCCAAATGAAAACATTTaaactttataatctatcatgTTTCAGGAACACAATATCCAACAACTAGCTGTAagtaaaaacaaaaattaaatattttgttCAAATGAACAATGTTATTATCTTCTACAGCGCGCTAGAGTGCTGGAAGATCTAATGAAAGAGTTGCATATTTATGTGGACAGCATTGAAGAAACTCCACCAACCCGGATGGTAACATCCtttttattatatatttatttttgtaattttatgTCATTATCTTTACTATACTAAAAATGTATATTCTATAACCAAGCAAAAGCATTAGAAATTAATTAACTGCCGTAACTATCACTTATGCTCAAAAATTAGTCTTATGAGTAAAACAAGCGTTATTCTATGCATTCAATTCTCCATTAATATGAACCTTATATGATCCTGGAAAAGCATACCAtattaaaaagaagaaaaaagtaTTGTTTTTGCAAGGTTTAATTAATTACTCAAAGTTTTCACTTataattgtaaattttgattAATTATTTAATTGATAAAGGTGAGTGAGTTGTATTAATGACTAAtgatgaaattctcaaataatgtGATCAATAATAACGTATTAAAATTAGTAATTTTAACCATTGATCATAATAAATTTACAATTCATTAATAAACCTTTCAAACTAACACTACTAAATGTTGATGTTGAATCAACCCTACTAAGAGCCGATGATGCAAAATGCCGTTGTTCACTTGAAGAATCCATTAAAACCCAATTTAATTCATAACCATGGATTATTAAAAAACAATAGTATTTTGCTTAATATGGTTAATGGGTGTGAAAATGTTTTAGAAACGTGaaatttattcattatttcattgtTTTGCAGTCGAAGCATATGTTCTTGATAAAGGCGAAACAATATCAGCTTCTGCAAAAAAGCAAAAACATATTGAAGTCGAAACGCAATCCAACAGCTAAAGGTAAAATTACAGTAAAacgtaaaaaattcattcaacatgtaattttttttctagCTAACATTCGGCAAAAAATTTACGAGACGCATATGAGTGCTGTGGAAGCGCTTGAAGAGCTGCTGCGAcgttaattaaaaaaatctccagaacttTTTGTCGTTTGTTTTTTCATTAGTTGAAGCTTTCATTattaaaaattaaacaaaacggAATTGTGCTTTTGTTTGTTGTCAAAATTGGAAATTCTCTTAACTTACAGAAGTGTTGAGCATATCCATGGAATATTGGACGAAATAGTGCTCATTGACCGATGtaaattaaaaatattcaatattgtttgttttaaggctttttacggcatcatcagcattggcagccatgttggatatgtggctcgaaatttcaaagtgataattctctgccaccaaagcgaattttcgtttgaaaaagtatcatcctatttgctcactcgcagtgaatgCGATAATACTTTTTCTGTGGcgatgctgcagaattgacagttttttatcacttcaaaaacgcgaggcaaacaatcattgaaaagcaaaaagtcaatgatttgtGTGAAAACCTAGTgacgcatcatgacaccttaattgGCTTTTATCGATGAATTACAAAGCTGTGAAGAAATTATAAGAAAAGTTGCATGTATTATCTCTTCGTAACGCGAAGGAAAcatttattcataaaaaaaaacgagTAAAGTGTTTGCATTCTAtggcagatacgtattttgacctcaactgtatcAAGACAATGACAAaatgtcgaaagacaaaacgtcgaaacgtGAAAGAACGAGCGTCATTAACGAGAATAAGGAATCATTTGCTTAAATTACTCGTTTTCAACGTGTTGTCCTTTTTTTGGCATTCAACGTTTtatttttcgacgttttgtcgctAAGCCTCCATCTACATATATATGAACATTTAAaaattattattaagaaacattttattttcttggaatgagaaattttcaacaattttaaaACAAAACTAACATATGATTTTCTAATTATTCCATTATTCTGAACCCTTTTGAATTTGACCCCCACTAATATGTACATCGTCAAAACTAAAAAGTggctcaaacgtcattctgcccaTGAAACGGAACgaagaataaaaacaaaacagcaaacaagATTACCAGCAATGTGTTTTTCAATGCCTATAGTGTTATTAGAAGTTCAAATTTAAAAAgagccccgttggtttgcataagGTATCGTTCAaatcaacgggggtagacggcagTTGTTCTGATTCAAGGCTCTAAATTTGAGAATTCTATTCACTATTGTTATTGTGACATGATAAATGGAACGCAAAAACATCTAATAGAAATTGTTCACTTAATAACTAAGAGTACACAAAGTGCTAGCTGAACTGATATACAGTAATATTTCAAATCTATGAGCCTCTTTTAACACTGCAAAGCTTGAAGGCTTGCTTTAAGAATGCAATCTTTAAGAATTATAcatgaaattaatgaaaaatgaaggtcTGATGCACAGAGCGGAACAAGAAAGCAGAAAGTGAATTACTAATTTTAAAGTTACGTTTATATCCATGCAGCCGATCTTTGCCGGTTTTCCCCATAATCGATAAAAAACACAAGTTACCCGTTACCACGGGACTTTGTTTGTTTCGCTAATGTGTGAAGATTGAACTCGATTCAATTTTTCTAAGTCCGAGTTACCACGGCACTTAGATGAATTGCGAACCGATAGTGGAATTGAGATTGAGCTCCATCCCACTACTCGGTACCACAGCACAGAATACGAAGAAATTTTTCTGGCTGAGTATGCGCAAAGCACACATTGATTGATTTATTGACGTTAGTGTGCGTGCATTGTACAATAGAACTTTGAGTCCCTTGTTGAGGTCCATGAGTGATTGCTATAAAAATTTGCCCTTGTGGGTTAAAAGATATCAAGTGCGGgcgcaaaaatatttgaagaaatattttttttgttaaaacaaGTGAGAAAAAGTGAATTTAAGAGTGGGAGTGAGAGAAATATTGGAAATAGAAAGGTAAGTTTCTACAGCATATAAAATTTATTAGAAATGTGTGATAATTAACTGATTTTTGGCTACATGTAGTGACGCTTGTCTTAGACTGGCTTCAAGTATAGGGAGGGTTGATTGTAGCCTTTGACCTCAAcccttttgtttgttttgttggattttttttcatgctCAAACGAAAAATAAATCAGAATGATCGGATAGTAAAAAGTTGATACATTACAGACTTTTAATGTTCTAAAATGCAACATATTTTATTCCATATGTATGTATCTATTTTTTGAATTATGTAAAATTACAGTTCATACAGTTTATTTTGGTAACTTGACCCATGGTCCATCGCAAAGAGCGGTTGAATTGGTCTAAGAACCGGTGACAAAACAATCAATCAAACCTCATTATTTCAAAACAGCTACCAGTCTGACAAAAACAGGTAATAGGTATTAGGTTCATAttttcatcaaatattttacGTACTTTTAAATTTAGGCTGATTTACAATTGACCTTTACCACTTCTTATATAATGCATATTGTCCTAATCTTTCTAGAGCAGAAACCAatgttaaccttccttttgcatcacgttggcagcagctcgctgacgtagtgtacggattgggtaaaaaatgaccctaatgccaaaggagttaACCTAAAAAAACAGCAAGTGGCATTTTCAAGCCAATCCCAGTCAATAAACTAGTTCACATTATTCAACTGCTGATTATGTAAAGAATTTTTCtcgaatgataacattttttacaaattagaTTCTTCAACCTTACATATATCAAATGAAATACAATATTTAGTAAGATAAAACAAATATTCAGCTTAATTGCAAACATAATAAATTTTATGTTAGTCGAAAAACAAATCAACAGTTTTGGAATAGGTTCTGAAACTCTTTTGTTTTCTAAATGAACTTTGTTTGCAACTATTGCACTATTTAAGCTTTGAGTTTCATCTCCGACGTTATGTTGCAACGTGTGCTAATAATCTAAATCAATGATGAGAAACCAGCAAGAGCAAAAAGGAAATACATATTATGGTAGATCGGCATCTACGAAAACCATGTTGAAAATGGCTGTGGCACATCAGAAACATGGAAAATGCTGTATGTGGTAACAAAGTAGCGTTTGCAATGCTTGAAGACCAACACAAATCGTGTATTTGAAGTGCTACAAAACAGCTGCCAGATTTGGAGTGGAAGTTCGGTTGCTAATTTAGGACAATTTAGCAGTCAAACTGATTTAATAGGGCagtaacagtttttgagttttagatcaatatcgagttttacaactttataaaatatggaatttactcaatttcaagtatcttgcgttttgttcaacgtaTTTTAAATCATTTTCCAAAATCATgactataataccattcgatcatttgaatgcaggttttgcgtcggattgatgaaattcaagatattggcgagttatgGGGGCGATCTCctttaattttagcaaaatttccaaaaatatatgaataaatgtattattttcaataagaaaaaaaaattctttctcaacgtttattggacatatcatatgtaggcaagttacagtaaaaaattcagcacaatcggagcattaataacggagaataagatgtgtgaaatgagcgactttgcttaaaaatagaacaaaaattgatttcaaatcatgaaccttgtatggaaagtcgaaaaaatttccgctctactgatttttttttccttcgcgtttttgaactcagggtatgattctacactaaaaatgatcatcagcttaccgagctcAAAATGCCTGAACTAGTGTTACCTAACATAAAACTCAGTTCGACAGTATTATTACCCTGATCTCCCAAGCATTACACAAGTACATACTAAAGAACGTCTGCCTAGAAACCGCATTGTTTTCAATTAAATTGCAAACAGTGTTTTGTGTTGCAACTCATCTTCCATTGAAATTTAAGCAACCCATAGGCCCTGACTTGCCCAACTGtaaaaaaatagaacaattttttttttgagttcatTAACTCATTCCTTAACCCTCCTTTtaaatttttgacccaaaccgtacgcTACGTCAGCGAGCTATTCCCAACGTAATGTAATAGGAAGGTTAAGTAGACATATCAGGGTTTTCGCCAAAAGATAAAAGTACTACATGCGCTTAGATGTCTGTTCTATGTGATTTTAGCTCTCTTCAAGAAATATCCAAAACTATACATGCATTTCAACGACCTTTCAGTCCGTCAAACTCGGTCAAAACATAAAGTCTCATGACAACATACTTATGCGAATTTCAAAAGTTGCTAAAAACTAGCTGAGGATTATACTATGTCTCTACACAGCCATTTCCATAGACTTTTGCCACAAGGTGATTTGGTTCAAATAAATATGTCTTGACAAACAACGAACAACAGGGAGTTgcaaaaatgtttggaataggcaacttttttttctctcacgaaaaagttcaacatactttaacttttcataaagtgcatcatttgtcaaattttgattgtttgacAACCTAATAAATATGTACCattagtacaaatttgagctcgattggttaaactTTCGCCAAGCtataaccgttctcgtaaaatactattttttaaagaacttaTATTTAATGTACCGAAATTTAGCACTGTTCTGTATTTCTCAACATGGTTtttgtataattttttttttcaaatcattgaaaaattgatgttttgatcACTTTTTAGGAATTATTGTTTCTTTTGAATTGAGTCGCAACAATTAACACattaaacatttttcctacatcattctattatagtaaaaGAGTTAAGAAGAGTTGAATttactcaaaaaatattttcctttatgttacatggaaaataaaagaaaatattttaacaataatcttcaaatctcaaaatgtttgcaTTACAAAAAAAATTGGTATTCCAAATAGGCTTctgagaaaaatataaaagtgtagagtTGCTAAATACCAAAATTCACTAAATAAACCATTAAAAGAAATCACCTTCCAAGACATGCCTTAACCGATTTTAGATTTTAgataacgaaaaatgatattcagaTTGGGTATTGGAGGGTGACACTCCATTTATGAAAAATTAGATTGTTTCTCAAAAGTGAGTAATTGATGATTACTCTATAGCTGATCCATGGATGTGCACTTGTTCCAAATGAATCGAAAACAATCCATTTTTGAATGGTTTCAAACGATCGTGTTAACATTTTTACTGAGACAGAATTGATTGGGTTATTTCAGCCAATAGTGGTCCCTTAACCTATAGTGGACCTCTttgaatttttcttaaatttcctgCCCAAGCTTGTTTCTACCACTTCCACCGGGAAACGATTTCTCATGttccacagtggtccagatttgaaaatacctggcacaaattgccaaatcatagttgtctgctagttttagcctaaatgaatgtattggaacatgatttagcgcttAATTTCATTTTATTGACATTTTCAATATTTGTCGATTTCtgcgaacaaaatccgaacaaaattgatgtttttcatacaatttcacTATACATAAATTAtaatggcgctattgttttggctgctcttggcagttgcattttttttttcttaaccgattctgcatacataaacgtacatttgaacggaatatccccgcggagagtagcggggagcgatttataagacactttgaagttgaaGCGTAGGAATTTCTCGCACCAATGACATGCAAtgacaattttgaagccaaaagtgttattttgatctcttgctccattgcagatgtctgatatacacaagaacttacaaataaacttttgaaagcaattaaATTACTTATATTAAcatacttttgtagtggttgaacttgtttgagttctttatcaaaaattcagtactttttccatcagcagctattcaatgctgtaaggtaccccggggcaagtgggacctaaaaaaaatgctagtttggttttgtcaagccaaaaaattctaaacataaatagtcttataattccaatggttctgaaagacattgttggtatatttcttcttattaacgggcattgaaactgtttcaaaatttttaaattctgtatattatgcatatgatgaaaagtgaagcagatcttcatttacaccgtatcacggggcaagtgggacctattcggattttttgtacaaatggcttaataaagttgctgcatatatgtaatgaagcataaattatagatatattatgcgaaaaactatgtttagcgatttatgttggaaaagttttgtggtatcgtgcataaattacgtaacacatataataacgaaacaCTGAGAAAAAATGAttaaactctagcagctcgtgcaaaacaaattgattttatttatacaaaaagcgccctaaggttaaataCCGAAAGattaacaagatacaaaatcaatatttctaattttttttagcGCCAGTCAGTGCTCCTGTTATTATGGATGCTCAATATATTGTATCCCATTAaatacatgttcaaaaattgagtttctgccagcttttctaaAAATTGGACCATTGTGTGTTCCTAGACATTAGTTCCAAGTGGTAGAAAGCGATATTTATATATTTTGAACAAATTTATAAATGGGAACAAGTCTGGGGGACCACCATTGGTTAAATGTATCCACTATTGTCACCaatttaacatggtaagagaattcGATCTACTCCAGGAAGATCCCTGtacgataatttaaaacaaatttgaaatgattattgtatgatttaaataaaaaataacaatGGTGGGAAACATATTTTTTCGATGATTGATGTTAATTTTgtgataccgtgaggtcgccattcaccgctaaTGATCCATTCATCgctcattttggatcaataatacCAAAACTTTCAAAAGTTCGTGAAGTATcataacaaaagtgaatgtaacatgttGCCACACTAAAAAACTCTTTCATTTCATCAAGTGGGGTGCACCTCAAATAACATTCTTAAAACAATATTTCTCACACTGCACTGTGCAGTAGGGTAGCTGGGATGCCCGCTGGAATTGTTCAAGGCAAACAACGGGAAAAATATCAAACAGTAAAACCCATAAAAGATATCATTTtggcaaaataggataaatttaACATCATGTATCACCAAGTACTTTGGTAAATAatggttattttttttataaatcaaaaaATTGTGTGCAACATGCAAACATAATGCAGTGAgtggtgaatggatgcatgagcggtgataggagccaagagataacgctttttaatttcaatttttcttaTTGTGAGCATATTTTACGATCGTTTTATGTTTTTCTGATAACAACAACATAATTATGGAGTTGTTGACGTTAATTAATATGCCATATACATCAACTTCAATTTTAAATGTCATAAACTTCACGaaaatgagcctctgtacgaatttgccctgtcctgctcactcccacagaaaatttgaaaacagctgaCACAGTAAaagcgctgttttcaaattttctgtgggagtgagcaggacagggcaaattcgtacagaggctcatgctGTCAAATgtgcggtgaatggcgacctcacggtattatAGCCCTTTTATTGTGGGTATTTTGTAAAGTTTTTCTTTCACCGCGTAATTTACGCGCCAGGCAGTTACGCGCAGCCTATCAGAAGCAAGAAAGCAGACGACATCGATCGTGCCCAAAGGCCACACTGAAACAAATTTTGTTGTGgcaactaccgattccatagtaaaattaataaccgtacctatgattctcaaccgacaaccaaATCTGTGAAGTTTGCTGAAATATGGTTGAagttacaatgcattgcagtaaatttgactaCAAGCGTAGTCGCCTCAACAAAAAACCTTGTCAATTTTTCCTAAACAGGCATCTTACAACACAGTATGATTAAAAAATACAGCTGTTAAACTATGATTAATCTtgataatgttaactgcactgctggTTTAATTGacagtggaattaactggaaattgttgtcggttgagaatcatacgATTATTGATTTTACTATGAAATCGGTAGTATCCACGGTAGTATTTCAGTGCACGCAGCACGATCCCATTATCTGGAAATATTCAATTGGTTGTGACATTAGTTGCACGAAGTCTTGCACTGATCGTATGCGGTCGATACCGGTTAGATATGTTTTAAGTAATTCAAATAAGAATACTATCCATGACATGTGATTCACTTTGACATATGGGTAAAACagtgaaactattttttttcttgcaAAACGCAATATCTAAAGCAAATAAAAACGttaattactcaaaaaaaaataaaataaaaatgctgAATTTATACCCTGCTTCAAGGCGGCGATTAAGGGGCA from Aedes albopictus strain Foshan unplaced genomic scaffold, AalbF5 HiC_scaffold_64, whole genome shotgun sequence includes these protein-coding regions:
- the LOC109410092 gene encoding uncharacterized protein LOC109410092, whose translation is MLQEIYNSDEEVCPNQEHFVLLTKEHNIQQLARARVLEDLMKELHIYVDSIEETPPTRMSKHMFLIKAKQYQLLQKSKNILKSKRNPTAKANIRQKIYETHMSAVEALEELLRR